Proteins found in one Dermacentor silvarum isolate Dsil-2018 chromosome 8, BIME_Dsil_1.4, whole genome shotgun sequence genomic segment:
- the LOC119462068 gene encoding scoloptoxin SSD976 translates to MDKALVLSLWFWSQLSAVGQETPACASYREKRPTHTTCSAVRKDFKITSGEVDLRIYDILSAHNHYRSQLALGQLADFPPAANMVELRWDKEMSDVALALARQGTDETGVARHDLVEDRFTYGFLRTGQNVLTDRSRVWLPSTKWHEVIKGWFDQNLHYDVAKVGAYEETSPSSDAFAQIAWAATLAVGCGYAQGEMTTLSTEPKRLVVYVCNYGPAGNELNKSIYLEGPACSRCPRNTRCNQSTGLCTLLDGVWPLDFRGHEEPPPQPPKMLPTSSTPAASSAPPTLTTRLMAAGITSAAALVMAAAVRESGALGDHACHFCRLLLTIIASVTESRNGE, encoded by the coding sequence atggaCAAGGCTTTGGTGCTGTCGCTGTGGTTCTGGTCTCAGCTGTCCGCCGTCGGCCAAGAAACGCCTGCCTGCGCATCGTATCGCGAGAAGCGGCCGACGCACACCACCTGCTCCGCGGTACGCAAAGATTTCAAAATAACCAGCGGCGAGGTAGACCTCCGTATATATGACATCCTGTCGGCGCACAACCACTACCGCAGCCAGCTGGCACTAGGACAACTCGCCGACTTCCCTCCGGCAGCCAACATGGTCGAGCTGCGCTGGGACAAAGAGATGAGCGACGTGGCCCTGGCGCTAGCCAGGCAGGGAACCGACGAGACCGGCGTGGCCAGGCACGATCTCGTGGAAGACCGATTCACGTACGGCTTCCTCAGGACCGGCCAGAACGTGCTCACGGACCGCTCGCGGGTCTGGCTGCCGTCCACGAAGTGGCACGAGGTGATAAAGGGCTGGTTCGATCAGAACCTGCACTACGATGTCGCCAAGGTTGGCGCCTACGAGGAGACGTCGCCGTCGAGCGACGCGTTCGCGCAGATCGCCTGGGCAGCCACGTTGGCCGTTGGCTGCGGCTACGCTCAAGGGGAAATGACCACGCTCTCTACCGAGCCCAAGAGACTGGTCGTCTACGTGTGCAACTACGGGCCGGCCGGCAACGAGCTGAACAAGTCCATCTACCTGGAGGGCCCGGCGTGCTCGCGCTGTCCTCGCAACACGCGTTGCAACCAGTCGACGGGCCTCTGCACGCTTCTCGACGGGGTATGGCCACTTGACTTCAGGGGCCATGAGGAGCCACCTCCTCAGCCACCAAAAATGCTGCCGACGTCTTCAACCCCGGCAGCGTCGAGCGCGCCCCCGACCTTGACAACCCGTTTAATGGCGGCAGGGATAACAAGTGCCGCGGCGCTTGTAATGGCAGCGGCAGTTCGAGAATCGGGGGCGCTTGGCGATCACGCCTGTCACTTTTGCCGCCTACTGCTGACTATTATTGCCTCGGTGACTGAATCACGAAATGGAGAATAA